The sequence below is a genomic window from Granulicatella elegans.
TTGGTAATACATGTGCTGCATCTCCCTCAATTTGAGTGACAATATCATCAATCCCTAATTTTTTAAAATTCTCTTTTGCTCTTGAATACATCAATTCATATCGATCAATCGTTGTCACAGAACCGCCTTTTGGTACATATTGCGCCATTAAGCTCGCAGAAAAACCTATTGCTGTTCCAATTTCTAAAATATGAGTCGGACGATACAATCCTAATAAGAAATCTAAATATACTGCTGTTTCATGGGGAATAATTGGAATTCCTAAATCATTCGCCATTTGTTCTAGTTCTCCTAATTTTCCAGGAAAGAAACGTTGACTTTTTCTCATATATTCGACCACTTCAGGTTTAACAACTGGTCGAAACATCATTTCATTTAACATATTTACTCCTTTTATCTATTTATCATGAAGCTTTTAGAAACCTCCACCGCCTGATCCTCCACCAGATCCAAACGAGCTTCCACCACTAAATCCTCCACCAAAACCACCACTATTTGGTGAATCTGAACTTGAAGTAATTTCATCCATTGCTGAATTGTAACTATCAAAGAATGTATCTTGTAAAATATTATGATACATTGCTAACTGCCAACCATATGTCGGTGAATAATAAATACTTTCTTGAATCCATTCAGGGAATTTTTCTTCTAATACTTCAATGACTTCTTCAGCAACTCCTAAAGAAATCGCATAAACAAGCAAATGATCCCAAATTTGAATACTTGGTAAATCAGCTCTATCTAAACTAGAAATATCGACTAACATTTTACGGAACGCTTCCCAACGTCGATATTCATATTCACCTTTAATACTTCTCTGTTTAGAAGTTATTAAGCTTAAACGCAAAATAACCAAATAGAGAACAACACTAATCGCTACTGCTATAATGAGTGATAGTAGATCCTTCGTTGCCCAAAATACACTGACAACAATTAAAATACAACCTAAAAGCCCTAAAATAGGAGCTCCTATCGCTTTTGGAATTTTTTCTCCTTTTTCTAAACGATAAGCACTATATTCTTTCGCATCATCTGCTACTTGATCAAACCAATCTTGCATCATATCTGCATATTTCTGAGGACAATTCTCTGCATAGTCTTGAACATCCGCTAAATCTAATTGATTTCCTTTCGCAATTTTTTCAAATAAAATCTCTACTAATAATTGTTCATGAGGAAGTAAAGACTTCGTAGAATCTTTCAATCCTAAAATATATGGCTCATGACTTGTTAATATTAAGACCTTTTTGCGGACCAAATTCATCACTGTTGCACTAAAATCATCCATATCTACACCATAATAAATGGCATCTGACATCACTGCTGGTGACATATCTTGAGGTAATTCAAATAAATGTTCTGGAACAAATGGAACTTTGGCTAAACGTTTTTTATTGGCTAAATATCCTTTCAACCATGCCCATACTACTGAAATCAGACTAATAATTGCTCCAATTCCAACAACCGTCCACTTCGTTTGTTGCTCTTCTACTTGTTTTTGTACAAGGCTCTCTTCCATTTCTACAATTCTTTGGAAGGCATCCATATTTTCTGTCACAGGATTATCCTTTGTGATGTATGTTGGAAAAACCATATGTGTTTCTACAAAACTTCCTGGATGATTTCTCTTTGCTGTAAAAGTAGCCCCTTTATAATCCGGATCAATTTCTACTGTACCACCAATTCCACCATGACCCCAAGCTCTTAATGTTTCTTTCGTTGCAGCTTCTGGTAAACTTACATGAATTTGAATATTTTTTTGATCAATTTCCCAATTTTGCCCAACAACTCTTCGATTTAATTCAGCAGTATCTCGATAATTTTTAATCATATGCGGAATCGTATAATTAAAAACGACTGTTCTAGAATCATTTGCAAAAGGTAAGAAAACTTTGAATTTCAATACTTTTCCACTATTTTCTGAATAATAAGTACTATTATTTCCTGTATCTCTTTTGGCTAATGGGACGACTTCTCCCTCACTTGTTTTAAAAGCAACAGATACATCTTTTGGCTCTTCTTCTCCTAAATAATCTAAATGATAGAAAACACCATTATAGCTACCCTTCGCTTGAAACGTAATTTCTTCTTTAAAACGAACATCACCATTTGCACTTACACTTGCATCAATATGATATTGACTAACGATTAAACTTTTACCTTTCGCTTCAATTTTTGAAGTGAAAAAGAATAGAGATACCATCAAAAACATGAACCAATATAAAATTTTTCGTAATGATTTCATCATATTCCCCCTTATATAGTAAATGTGGGCAAGAAAATTTTCATTTCTACGCCCACAATAACATCTCTTCATCAGTAAACAGATGTCTTATAAAATACCGCCACGAATATCCAAGGTTTTTTTCAAATACCATTTTAAAACAAGGGAACCTGAACCGATAAATAAGTACACAATAGCTGGGAAGACATAGTTAATGCTTGTTGGAATCAATAATTGTGTTCCCATTACAATGACTAACCATGCAAGCATCACTAATGAACTCACCACTAAATAGCGAATATAGCCACGTTTACCTTTTGGTCGATTAATATCTGGTGTTACTTTAGATAGAGCTAATAATGCTAATCCACCTGCAATAAAGTTCATGATTAATGAGATAACGCCCATCGCTTCGGATTGTTCTGGATTTAAGAATAATGTAACTCCAGCGATTAAAGCGAAGAATCCTCCAACCATTAATCCTCCATCTACTGCAATTTGCCAATCTGGTGATTTTACCATTGGATCTTTTTTAGGCCCTTCCAATACAGATTGAGTTTGTTGTGTCACGGTACCAAATAGTTGGCGAGCTGTTAAGCCTTTTTTCTGTTTTTCTACTATAACCGGAAGCATTTCTTCTAAAGTTGAAGCAATTTTCGATTTAGACACTTGAGCTTCTTTTAATGAACGTTCTAATTGTAAAATATATTGTTCATTTTTTTTCGTTAATTGACTACGTAATGTAGCAACATCTACTTTTTTTACTTCAGTTTGATTTTCTGTCATGATTCAATCCCCCACAAAATATGATGATTACACGTTAAATCTGAAAAGCATAACATCGCCATCTTGTACGATATACTCTTTTCCTTCTTGACGAACTTTCCCATTTTCTTTTGCAGCAGCCATACTACCAAATTCTAATAAGTCTGCATACGCTACTGTCTCAGCACGAATAAATCCTCTTTCAAAATCAGAGTGAATAATCCCCGCACATTGTGGAGCTTTCATTCCTCTACGGAAAGTCCAAGCACGAACTTCTTGTTCTCCAGCAGTGAAGTAAGTGGCTAATCCTAATAAATGGTAAGCCTTTTGAATTAAACTATCTAAACCTGAAGTTTTAATTCCCATTTCTTCTAAGAAAACTTGTTTTTCTTCTTCTTCTAATTCAGCGACTTCTTCTTCTACACGTGCACAAATAACAACTACTTCTGCATCCTCTTTTGCAGCGTATTCTTCTACTAATTGAACATATTGATTATGTCCACCTTCTGCTACATCATCTTCTGAAATATTAGCAATATATAACATAGGTTTTGTTGTTAATAAGAATAAACCTTTCACGATTGGTAATTCTTCATCTGTAAATTCAATCGTACGCGCTAATTGACCATCTTCCAATACTGGTTTAATTTTTTCTAAAACCGCTAATTCTGCTACTGCATCTTTATCTTTTGTTTTAGCAATTTTAGCAACACGAGCAATTCGTTTGTCAACAGATTCTAAGTCTGCTAATACTAATTCTAAATTAATCGTCTCAATATCCGCAATTGGATCTACTTTACCAGCAACGTGTGTAATATTTTCATCTTCAAAGCAACGAACAACTTGGCAAATTGCATCTACTTGGCGAATGTGGCTTAAAAATTTATTTCCTAAACCTTCTCCACGACTAGCACCTTTTACAATCCCTGCAATATCCGTAAATTCAAATGTTGTTGGAACTGTCTTTTTTGGTTTTACTAATTCTGTTAATTTTTGAAGTCTTTCATCTGGAACTTCTACTACCCCAACGTTTGGGTCAATAGTCGCAAACGGATAGTTTGCTGCCTCTACTCCAGCTTTTGTAATTGCATTAAATAATGTCGATTTCCCAACGTTTGGTAATCCAACGATTCCTGCTGTTAACGCCATGTATTTTTCACACTCTTTCTATTCATTATTTTCTTTTTTAAAAGTTACTTTTTTCATTTTGCGTTCAAATTCTCGTCTTGGCATTAAGACCATTTGCCCGCAATGATTACATTTGATACGAATATCCATTCCCATTCGAATGATCGTCCATGAATTGGTTTGACATGCATGAGGTTTTTTCATTTCAACACTATCTCCAAGTGCATATTCCATAACAGCCATTCTATTCACTCCTAATCATCTAATTCAATTTCTAATACATCTAAAATACGAGTTAAATCTTTTTGAGAAAGGTATTCAATCTCGATTTTCCCACGTTCTCCTTTCGGAGTGATTTGGACAGATGTTCCAAATTTATCCATTAATCTTTCTTCAGACTCCACAATGTAAGCTGGTTTTTCTTGAATCTTTTTGATTTTTTTGACTTTTTCAACAGGCTCATTCATTGTTTGAATCAATTCTTCTAGCGCTCGAACCGTCATTCCTTCTTCAATTACCTTTTTAGATAAAGGAATTATTTTGTCTGCTTTTTTTAATCCTAATAAAGAACGAGCATGCCCTACTGATAATTGACCTTCTTGTAATTGTGTTTGAACTTCCAATGGTAATGATAATAATCGAAGGAAGTTCGCAATATACGGACGACTTTTCCCAATTTTTTTTGCCACTTCTTCTTGGTTTAATTTTAATGCATCCATTAATGTTTTATAAGCTAGTGCTTCATCAATTGGTCGTAAATCTTCCCTTTGTAAATTTTCTACAACGGCTACTTGAATCATAATTTCTTCGCTATATTTACGAATAATAGCTGGAATGGTTTCTTTTCCCGCAAGTTTAGAAGCTCGTAATCTTCTTTCTCCTGCTACTAGTTCATAGCCTTTAATACTTGACTTACGAACGATGATTGGTTGAAAGACTCCTTGTTCTCGAATAGAATTAGCCAATTCTTGTAAAGCTTCTTCATTAAACTCTTTTCGAGGTTGATACGGATTTGGACGAATTTCACTAATTAGAATTTCTTCAATTGTTTCATTTTTTGTATCTACTTTTTCTAAATTTTCGATACTATCAAAATTCCCACCAAAAAGTGCATCAATTCCACGACCTAAGCCTTTTGATTTTTGATTTTTAACCATTTGATAACACTTCCTTTGCTAATTCGAGATACACTTCTGCTCCTCTTGAACGAGGATCATAATCCACAATGGCTTGTCCATAACTTGGTGCTTCTGATAAACGAACATTTCTTGGAATAATGGTACGATATACTTTTTCTCTGAAGTATTTAATGACATCATCTTTTACTTCATTTCCTAAGTTTGTTCGTGCATCAAACATTGTTAGTAAAACACCTTCAATTTTTAATTGAGGATTAAAGTGTTTACGAACCATCGTGATCGTATTCATTAATTGAGATAATCCTTCTAATGCATAATATTCACATTGCACAGGAATTAATACTGTATCACTAGCAGTAAATGCATTCATTGTTAAATGTCCTAGTGAAGGTGGACAATCAATAAAAATATAATCATATTCATCACGAATCGTTGTTAAAGAACGTTTCAATCGTTGCTCACGATGAGTCTGATTTGTTAATTCGATTTCAGCTCCAGCCAACTGAATCGTTGAAGGTACAATCATTAAATTTTCTCTAGTAGTTGGTACAATCACTTCATGAACATCGACTTCATTTACAATTACATCATAAACATCATAAGCTAACTCTGCTTTTTGTACCCCTAATCCACTTGTTGCATTTCCTTGAGGGTCACTATCAATAATTAAAACTTTTTGACCAAGTTTTGCTAGGGAAGCTGCTAAACTCACCGTTGTTGTTGTTTTACCAACTCCACCCTTTTGATTCGCAACCGAAATGATTCTTCCCATTCTCTTACCTCCAATCTTCATAAAAAAAGGAGAATGCAAGCATTCTCCCTCTCGCATGTCTACAAAATGTTTTCCATTTCTCGCAATTGTTAAAATTTATCCATTCCTATTGTAACAAAAAAACAAGAATATGAGTAGTCTTTTCCTTGGAAATCCATTGAGAGCATGACAAAATATATGTACTATTTTACAATGGTAATGCTTTTTTATGTTGTTGATTCATTCCGTTAAACATTACTTCATAAGTCTTCTGAATGGTTTCATCTTCTTCATTTAATACTAAAGAAAAACTTTGAATGACGTTCGTCTTTCGATCAGCTTTCATTTTTATCGTGATTTTAGTATTCTCATGCACCTGAATATTAATCGAAGATAATGCTAAACGTACTGCAGAATCACTTCCTTGGTAAGTGAATGTTCCATCCGTTTGCCATGTAGCAAAAGTAGCAATATTTTGAGCTAATTGCAATACACTATGATAAGAAAAACCTATAACATTTTGTAAACTAGATTGTGCAGAAATCGTTGGCTCCCAGCGATCTTGATAATATCGAATAGCTCCTTTACTGCCTTCACTAATGACTTCAATTTGATTCGTTGCTTTTCCATCCGTTTTATCAATACGAGTCCCAAATCCTGTACCATCACCCCAGACAGAAGCATTCGCAATGACTTGAGTTGAACTTGTACTATCCTTTTTCTTCACTTCATTTTGCTTCAATGTTAAATGGTAATTTTTAATTTGTGTTTCTTGTTGAACTAATTTATCTTGAAATTCTTTATCATCAATCGCTTTACTACACGCAACAAAAAAAATTGCTATAAAGCTTAAAAGAAATAAATGTATTTTTTTCATTTTGCATTCTCCATTACTGTTTATAGAAATAGTATACAAAAAAAGAGAATTTCCTTCCAGAAATTCTCCTTCTAATCAAAAGCGTGGCAACGTCCTACCCTCACAGGGGGAAACCCCCAACTACTATCGGCGCTAAGAAGCTTAACTTCTGTGTTCGAGATGGGAACAGGTGTATCCTTCTTGCCATCGTCACCACACTTCTCTCTTGAAAAAGCTCTCGCTCTCTCAAAACTGAATCTATATCCAATTCCTTCCTCATTTACCTTCAACCTTGGTTAAGTCCTCGACCGATTAGTACTAGTCCGCTCCATGCCTCACGGCACTTCCACTCCTAACCTATCTACCTGTTCGTCTCTCAGGGGTCTTACTCATTTTAAATGATGGGAAATCTCATCTCGAGGGGGGCTTCACGCTTAGATGCTTTCAGCGTTTATCCCGTCCACACATAGCTACCCAGCGATGCTCTTGGCAGAACAACTGGTACACCAGCGGTGTGTCCATCCCGGTCCTCTCGTACTAAGGACAGCTCCTCTCAAATTTCCAACGCCCGCGACGGATAGGGACCGAACTGTCTCACGACGTTCTGAACCCAGCTCGCGTACCGCTTTAATGGGCGAACAGCCCAACCCTTGGGACCGACTTCAGCCCCAGGATGCGATGAGCCGACATCGAGGTGCCAAACCTCCCCGTCGATGTGAACTCTTGGGGGAGATAAGCCTGTTATCCCCAGGGTAGCTTTTATCCGTTGAGCGATGGCCCTTCCATTCGGTACCACCGGATCACTAAGCCCGACTTTCGTCCCTGCTCGACTTGTTGGTCTCGCAGTCAAGCTCCCTTCTGCCTTTACACTCTTCGAATGATTTCCAACCATTCTGAGGGAACCTTTGGGCGCCTCCGTTACACTTTAGGAGGCGACCGCCCCAGTCAAACTGCCCGTCTGACACTGTCTCCCACCTTGCTTCTAGGTGCGGGTTAGAGGGTTCATGTAACAAGGGTAGTATCCCACCATTGCCTCCTTGGAAACTGGCGTTCCCATCTCTTCGGCTCCTACCTATCCTGTACATGTCACACAAACACTCAATATCAAACTACAGTAAAGCTCCATGGGGTCTTTCCGTCCTGTCGCGGGTAACCTGCATCTTCACAGGTACTATAATTTCACCGAGTCTCTCGTTGAGACAGTGCCCAGATCGTTACGCCTTTCGTGCGGGTCGGAACTTACCCGACAAGGAATTTCGCTACCTTAGGACCGTTATAGTTACGGCCGCCGTTTACTGGGGCTTCAATTCAAAGCTTCGCCCTAATGGACTAACCTCTCCTCTTAACCTTCCAGCACCGGGCAGGCGTCAGCCCCTATACGTCATCTTTCGATTTTGCAGAGACCTATGTTTTTGATAAACAGTCGCCTGGGCCTATTCACTGCGGCTGGTATTTCTACCAGCACCCCTTCTCCCGAAGTTACGGGGTCATTTTGCCGAGTTCCTTAACGAGAGTTCGCTCGCTCACCTTAGTGTTCTCCACTCAACTACCTGTGTCGGTTTGCGGTACGGGTTCTGTTAATCTCACTAGAAGCTTTTCTCGGCAGTGTGACGTCAGTTGCTTCGCTACTTTTTTTCGCTCCCCTTCACAGCTTACCCCGTTTGTGACAAGCATTTCACTCATCAGCGGACTCGCTGCTTGGACGTACTTTTCCACTCGTACGCTCAACTTAGCCTCCTGCGTCCCTCCATTGCTCAAACAATTAACAGAAGTACAGGAATATCAACCTGTTATCCATCGACTACGCCTTTCGGCCTCGCCTTAGGTCCCGACTAACCCTGGGAGGACGAGCCTTCCCCAGGAAACCTTAGTCATTCGGTGGACGGGATTCTCACCCGTCTTTCGCTACTCATACCGGCATTCTCACTTCTAAGCGCTCCACATGTCCTTACGGTCATGCTTCTTCGCCCTTAGAACGCTCTCCTACCACTCAGTTATTATCTGAATCCACAGCTTCGGTAATCTGTTTAGCCCCGTTACATTTTCGGCGCAGGGTCACTCGACTAGTGAGCTATTACGCACTCTTTGAATGATGGCTGCTTCTAAGCCAACATCCTAGTTGTCTGTGCAACCCCACATCCTTTTCCACTTAACAGATATTTTGGGACCTTAGCTGGTGGTCTGGGCTGTTTCCCTTTCGACTACGGATCTTATCACTCGCAGTCTGACTCCCGGACATAAATACATGGCATTCGGAGTTTATCTGAATTCGGTAACCCGAGATGGGCCCCTAGTCCAAACAGTGCTCTACCTCCACGATTCTTCATTCCGAGGCTAGCCCTAAAGCTATTTCGGAGAGAACCAGCTATCTCCAAGTTCGATTGGAATTTCTCCGCTACCCACACCTCATCCAAGCACTTTTCAACGTGCCCTGGTTCGGTCCTCCAGTGCGTTTTACCGCACCTTCAACCTGGACATGGGTAGATCACTTGGTTTCGGGTCTACGTCAACATACTCTGCCGCCCTATTCAGACTCGCTTTCGCTACGGCTCCGACTCTTCATCTTAACCTCGCATGTTAACGTAACTCGCCGGTTCATTCTACAAAAGGCACGCCATCACCCATTAACGGGCTCTGACTACTTGTAAGCACACGGTTTCAGGTACTCTTTCACTCCCCTCCCGGGGTTCTTTTCACCTTTCCCTCACGGTACTGGTTCACTATCGGTCACTAGGTAGTATTTAGCCTTGCCAGATGGTCCTGGCGGATTCCGACGGGATTCCTCGTGTCCCGCCGTACTCAGGTGCTCTCTTGTGCCAACTTTCTGTTTTGCATACAGGACTGTCACCTTCTTTGGCCCTGCTTTCCAACAGGGTTCTGCTACAGATTGTCATACACGTTGTTGAAAGTCCTACAACCCCAGTGTGCATGCACACTGGTTTGGGCTCTTCCCGTTTCGCTCGCCGCTACTCAGGAAATCGATTTTTCTTTCTCTTCCTGCGGGTAATGAGATGTTTCAGTTCCCCGCGTCTACCTCGTCATAAGCCTGCGCTTATGCGTAACACCCCATCACGGGTGTTGGGTTCCCCCATTCGGAAATCTCTGGATCTTAGCTTACTTACAGCTCCCCAAAGCATATCGGTGTTCGTTCCGTCCTTCTTCGGCTCCTAGTGCCAAGGCATTCACCGTGCGCCCTTATTCACTTAACCATTATGGTCGCGTTGCTTCTTGTTAAAAAACTCTTTTTCGTTAGATTTCTCTAACTCTCGGTAAATTTTTGGTTTTCATTTGTGATATAGTATTCAGTTTTCAAAGGTCGAGTTGAGAGTTAACCTCTCAAAACTAAACAAAGATTTCAACCTGTAGGGTTCCGTGTTCATCTAACGTCGAAACATTAGATGTTATCCTTAGAAAGGAGGTGATCCAGCCGCACCTTCCGATACGGCTACCTTGTTACGACTTCACCCCAATCATCTATCCCACCTTAGGCGGCTGGCTCCGTAAGGTTACCTCACCGACTTTGGGTGTTACAAACTCTCGTGGTGTGACGGGCGGTGTGTACAAGACCCGGGAACGTATTCACCGCGGCGTGCTGATCCGCGATTACTAGCGATTCCGGCTTCATGTAGGCGAGTTGCAGCCTACAATCCGAACTGAGAATGGCTTTAAGAGATTCGCTTACCCTCGCGAGTTCGCTGCTCGTTGTACCATCCATTGTAGCACGTGTGTAGCCCAAGTCATAAGGGGCATGATGATTTGACGTCATCCCCACCTTCCTCCGGTTTGTCACCGGCAGTCTCACTAGAGTGCCCAACTCAATGCTGGCAACTAGTAATAAGGGTTGCGCTCGTTGCGGGACTTAACCCAACATCTCACGACACGAGCTGACGACAACCATGCACCACCTGTCTCTTTGTCCCCGAAGGGAATGCTCTATCTCTAGAGTGGTCAAAGGATGTCAAGACTTGGTAAGGTTCTTCGCGTTGCTTCGAATTAAACCACATGCTCCACCGCTTGTGCGGGTCCCCGTCAATTCCTTTGAGTTTCAACCTTGCGGTCGTACTCCCCAGGCGGAGTGCTTAATGCGTTAACTGCAGCACTGAAGGGCGGAAACCCTCCAACACTTAGCACTCATCGTTTACGGCGTGGACTACCAGGGTATCTAATCCTGTTTGCTACCCACGCTTTCGAGCCTCAGCGTCAGTTACAGACCAGAGAGTCGCCTTCGCCACTGGTGTTCCTCCATATATCTACGCATTTCACCGCTACACATGGAATTCCACTCTCCTCTTCTGCACTCAAGTCAACCAGTTTCCAATGACCCTCCCCGGTTGAGCCGGGGGCTTTCACATCAGACTTAATTGACCGCCTGCGCTCGCTTTACGCCCAATAAATCCGGACAACGCTTGCCACCTACGTATTACCGCGGCTGCTGGCACGTAGTTAGCCGTGGCTTTCTGGTTAGATACCGTCACACGCATAACAGTTACTCTATGCGCTGTTCTTCTCTAACAACAGAGTTTTACGAACCGAAATCCTTCTTCACTCACGCGGCGTTGCTCCGTCAGACTTGCGTCCATTGCGGAAGATTCCCTACTGCTGCCTCCCGTAGGAGTTTGGGCCGTGTCTCAGTCCCAATGTGGCCGATCACCCTCTCAGGTCGGCTATGCATCACAGCCTTGGTGAGCCGTTACCTCACCAACTAGCTAATGCACCGCGGGTCCATCCATCAGCAGAAGCCGAAGCCTCTTTTCCTTCTTCAGTCATGCGACTAAAGAACCTATGCGGTTTTAGCATCCGTTTCCGAATGTTATCCCCCTCTGATGGGCAGGTTACCCACGTGTTACTCACCCGTTCGCCACTAGATTGACCAATGCAAGCATCGGTCGCTCTCGTTCGACTTGCATGTATTAGGCACGCCGCCAGCGTTCGTCCTGAGCCAGGATCAAACTCTCATGAAAATACATTCATGAGCTTTTGAAAGCTCATTTTAATTACTGACTTATTGTTTTTCTCCTTAGAGAAAAGAAATTGTTGTTTCTTCATTTTTGTGAAGTCCCTACACATTTGGTTTGTCTTCTTTGTTTAGTTTTCAAAGGTCAACGTCGCTTTATCGCGACAACTCCTATATATTATCACAGGTGTTTTTTTCTGTCAACTACTTTTTTCATATTTTTGAAAATTGTTTCAGAGTTGACTTGTTGTTTCGCAACAACGTTTAATAATTTATCACAGATATATGTTATCGTCAACCCCATTTTTCAAAAAATATGTTATAATTTTTCCGATTACAAAATTGGAGGTTTTTATGCGTCTTGAACATTTAATGATGAAGCATTTTGATATTTCACGAAAGCAAATGAAAAAATTAATTTCTTCTGGAGAAGTTCTTATTGATTCAATTCCCGCAACTCACGTAAGTAATAATGTCGATCCACAAATTCAATTCATTACAGTACAAGGAAAACAAATCGAGGATTCTTCTCAAAAATATTTTATGTTGAATAAACCTAGTGGCCTCATTTCCGCTACAAAAGATGAACATCTTCCAACAGTCATTGATCTTTTTTGTAAGGAAAACGTTAAAGATCTTTATCCCATTGGACGTTTAGATAGAGATACTGAAGGTCTTTTAATCATTACCAACAATGGGCCTTTAGGATATCGACTTTT
It includes:
- a CDS encoding ParA family protein yields the protein MGRIISVANQKGGVGKTTTTVSLAASLAKLGQKVLIIDSDPQGNATSGLGVQKAELAYDVYDVIVNEVDVHEVIVPTTRENLMIVPSTIQLAGAEIELTNQTHREQRLKRSLTTIRDEYDYIFIDCPPSLGHLTMNAFTASDTVLIPVQCEYYALEGLSQLMNTITMVRKHFNPQLKIEGVLLTMFDARTNLGNEVKDDVIKYFREKVYRTIIPRNVRLSEAPSYGQAIVDYDPRSRGAEVYLELAKEVLSNG
- a CDS encoding DUF2207 domain-containing protein is translated as MKSLRKILYWFMFLMVSLFFFTSKIEAKGKSLIVSQYHIDASVSANGDVRFKEEITFQAKGSYNGVFYHLDYLGEEEPKDVSVAFKTSEGEVVPLAKRDTGNNSTYYSENSGKVLKFKVFLPFANDSRTVVFNYTIPHMIKNYRDTAELNRRVVGQNWEIDQKNIQIHVSLPEAATKETLRAWGHGGIGGTVEIDPDYKGATFTAKRNHPGSFVETHMVFPTYITKDNPVTENMDAFQRIVEMEESLVQKQVEEQQTKWTVVGIGAIISLISVVWAWLKGYLANKKRLAKVPFVPEHLFELPQDMSPAVMSDAIYYGVDMDDFSATVMNLVRKKVLILTSHEPYILGLKDSTKSLLPHEQLLVEILFEKIAKGNQLDLADVQDYAENCPQKYADMMQDWFDQVADDAKEYSAYRLEKGEKIPKAIGAPILGLLGCILIVVSVFWATKDLLSLIIAVAISVVLYLVILRLSLITSKQRSIKGEYEYRRWEAFRKMLVDISSLDRADLPSIQIWDHLLVYAISLGVAEEVIEVLEEKFPEWIQESIYYSPTYGWQLAMYHNILQDTFFDSYNSAMDEITSSSDSPNSGGFGGGFSGGSSFGSGGGSGGGGF
- a CDS encoding 16S rRNA pseudouridine(516) synthase encodes the protein MRLEHLMMKHFDISRKQMKKLISSGEVLIDSIPATHVSNNVDPQIQFITVQGKQIEDSSQKYFMLNKPSGLISATKDEHLPTVIDLFCKENVKDLYPIGRLDRDTEGLLIITNNGPLGYRLLNPVQHIEKEYYVEVNGFLDGSCIQSFQDGIMFHDGTICKPAKLSILESSPSFSKAKVVISEGKFHQIKKMFLCVGVKVTFLKRIRFGKFVLDLSLAPGEYRLLNTEELQIIKQYF
- a CDS encoding O-methyltransferase, producing the protein MLNEMMFRPVVKPEVVEYMRKSQRFFPGKLGELEQMANDLGIPIIPHETAVYLDFLLGLYRPTHILEIGTAIGFSASLMAQYVPKGGSVTTIDRYELMYSRAKENFKKLGIDDIVTQIEGDAAHVLPTLEQQYDFIFMDSAKAKYIEFFPHCMRVLKTGGVLVVDDIFQGGTILQDESEIPRKVRKIHRRLNLFLDFVQKDEALKSTLVPLGDGIIMIQKIEEKDYLPIIEALL
- a CDS encoding ParB/RepB/Spo0J family partition protein; amino-acid sequence: MVKNQKSKGLGRGIDALFGGNFDSIENLEKVDTKNETIEEILISEIRPNPYQPRKEFNEEALQELANSIREQGVFQPIIVRKSSIKGYELVAGERRLRASKLAGKETIPAIIRKYSEEIMIQVAVVENLQREDLRPIDEALAYKTLMDALKLNQEEVAKKIGKSRPYIANFLRLLSLPLEVQTQLQEGQLSVGHARSLLGLKKADKIIPLSKKVIEEGMTVRALEELIQTMNEPVEKVKKIKKIQEKPAYIVESEERLMDKFGTSVQITPKGERGKIEIEYLSQKDLTRILDVLEIELDD
- the ychF gene encoding redox-regulated ATPase YchF — encoded protein: MALTAGIVGLPNVGKSTLFNAITKAGVEAANYPFATIDPNVGVVEVPDERLQKLTELVKPKKTVPTTFEFTDIAGIVKGASRGEGLGNKFLSHIRQVDAICQVVRCFEDENITHVAGKVDPIADIETINLELVLADLESVDKRIARVAKIAKTKDKDAVAELAVLEKIKPVLEDGQLARTIEFTDEELPIVKGLFLLTTKPMLYIANISEDDVAEGGHNQYVQLVEEYAAKEDAEVVVICARVEEEVAELEEEEKQVFLEEMGIKTSGLDSLIQKAYHLLGLATYFTAGEQEVRAWTFRRGMKAPQCAGIIHSDFERGFIRAETVAYADLLEFGSMAAAKENGKVRQEGKEYIVQDGDVMLFRFNV
- a CDS encoding DUF951 domain-containing protein, with translation MAVMEYALGDSVEMKKPHACQTNSWTIIRMGMDIRIKCNHCGQMVLMPRREFERKMKKVTFKKENNE
- a CDS encoding DUF1129 domain-containing protein — its product is MTENQTEVKKVDVATLRSQLTKKNEQYILQLERSLKEAQVSKSKIASTLEEMLPVIVEKQKKGLTARQLFGTVTQQTQSVLEGPKKDPMVKSPDWQIAVDGGLMVGGFFALIAGVTLFLNPEQSEAMGVISLIMNFIAGGLALLALSKVTPDINRPKGKRGYIRYLVVSSLVMLAWLVIVMGTQLLIPTSINYVFPAIVYLFIGSGSLVLKWYLKKTLDIRGGIL